One window from the genome of Larus michahellis chromosome 23, bLarMic1.1, whole genome shotgun sequence encodes:
- the KCNN1 gene encoding small conductance calcium-activated potassium channel protein 1, whose translation MSGCRYNGGVARPRGPLSSSARTLHPLEGETQPLRPRHPPGLEVVVSRPEQPGGPDASPAAAGQDAAEERGRGPRRNQNIGYKLGHRRALFEKRKRLSDYALIFGMFGIVVMVTETELSWGVYTKESSYSFALKCLISLSTVILLGLIVMYHAREIQLFMVDNGADDWRIAMTYERIFFIALELIVCAIHPIPGQYLFTWTARLAFTYAASVADADVDIILSIPMFLRLYLIGRVMLLHSKLFTDASSRSIGALNKINFNTRFVMKTLMTICPGTVLLVFSISSWIIAAWTVRVCERYHDKQEVTSNFLGAMWLISITFLSIGYGDMGCRTPTAGRGVCLLTGIMGAGCTALVVAVVARKLELTKAEKHVHNFMMDTQLTKRVKNAAANVLRETWLIYKHTKLVKKIDHAKVRKHQRKFLQAIHQLRSVKMEQRKLNDQANTLVDLAKTQNVMYDMVSELQERHEDLEKRLGALESKMEALGLSLLALPGLVSQALGQQQRELLGSWTPRLCSATAPCTPTRPPGSPSTAPPTSSDSG comes from the exons ATGAGCGGCTGCCGGTACAATGGGGGGGTGGCACGGCCACGGGGACCCCTGAGCTCCTCCGCTCGTACCCTGCACCCGCTGGAGGGTGAGACCCAGCCGCTGCGGCCACGCCATCCCCCCGGCCTGGAGGTGGTGGTCTCACGGCCGGAGCAGCCCGGGGGTCCCGATGCcagcccggcagcggcggggcaggATGCGGCCGAggagcggggacggggaccgCGGAGGAACCAGAACATCGGGTACAAGCTGGGACACCGGCGAGCCCTCTTCGAGAAGCGGAAACGCCTCAGCGATTACGCCCTCATCTTCGGGATGTTCGGCATCGTGGTCATGGTCACGGAGACGGAGCTGTCCTGGGGGGTCTACACCAAG GAGTCATCGTATTCGTTTGCACTGAAATGCCTTATCAGCCTCTCGACTGTCATCCTCCTGGGGCTCATCGTCATGTACCACGCCAGGGAGATCCAG CTCTTCATGGTGGATAACGGCGCCGACGACTGGCGCATCGCCATGACCTACGAGCGCATCTTCTTCATCGCCCTGGAGCTGATCGTCTGCGCCATCCACCCCATCCCCGGCCAGTACCTCTTCACCTGGACGGCCCGGTTGGCCTTCACCTACGCCGCCTCGGTGGCCGACGCCGACGTGGACatcatcctctccatccccatgtTCCTGCGGCTGTACCTGATCGGGCGCGTCATGCTGCTGCACAGCAAGCTCTTCACCGACGCCTCCTCCCGCAGCATCGGCGCCCTCAACAAGATCAACTTCAACACCCGCTTCGTCATGAAGACCCTCATGACCATCTGCCCCGGCACCGTCCTCCTGGTCTTCAGCATCTCCTCCTGGATCATCGCTGCCTGGACGGTCCGCGTCTGCGAGAG GTACCACGACAAGCAGGAGGTGACCAGCAACTTCTTGGGGGCCATGTGGCTGATCTCCATCACCTTCCTCTCCATCGGCTACGGGGACATGGGGTGCCGCACACCTACTGCGGGAAGGGGCGTGTGTCTGCTCACTGGCATCATG GGTGCCGGTTGCACCGCTCTGGTCGTCGCCGTCGTTGCCAGAAAGCTAGAGCTCACCAAAGCGGAGAAACACGTGCACAACTTCATGATGGACACGCAGCTGACGAAGCGG GTGAAAAATGCTGCTGCCAACGTACTCAGGGAAACGTGGCTCATCTACAAACACACCAAGCTGGTGAAGAAGATCGACCATGCCAAAGTTCGGAAACACCAGCGTAAGTTCCTCCAAGCCATCCATCA GTTGAGGAGCGTGAAGATGGAGCAGCGGAAGCTGAACGACCAGGCCAACACGCTGGTGGACCTGGCAAAG ACCCAGAACGTCATGTACGACATGGTCTCGGAGCTGCAGGAACGTCACGAGGACCTGGAGAAGCGGTTGGGGGCCTTGGAGAGCAAGATGGAGgcgctggggctgagcctgcTGGCGCTGCCGGGGCTGGTCAGCcaagccctggggcagcagcagcgcgAGCTCCTGGGGAGCTGGACCCCCCGCCTCTGCTCCGCCACCGCCCCTTGCACCCCCACCCGACCCCCCGGGTCCCCTtccaccgccccccccacctcctcggACAGCGGGtga
- the OCEL1 gene encoding occludin/ELL domain-containing protein 1 → MRRAAGLGPEAGKRSSPQVHPRDPRHPKTSGSRWPSPPAPSESRGCWAPPARARHVVFEDEVVPSGRPPRRVPPTEEGKKPGARTVPPGLAPWPHGVPDYVVKYPAIRSPRQREGYKGVFQDQLAEYTELLREVRTARRGLREPEAAMGRQPRHAAGRTDSAFLEKQQRCQYLKQKLTHIKARIQEYDRDARDSAVYF, encoded by the exons ATGAGACGGGCAG CGGGGCTCGGCCCAGAGGCTGGGAAGCggagcagcccccaggtgcatcCGAGGGACCCCCGTCACCCCAAAACCTCCGGGAGCCGCTGGccgagcccccccgccccatcagAGAGCCGGGGCTGCTGG GCTCCGCCAGCCCGAGCCAGGCACGTCGTCTTCGAGGACGAGGTGGTGCCATCGGGGAGACCCCCGAGGAGGGTCCCCCCCACCGAGGAAGGGAAGAAACCGGGGGCCAGGACTGTCCCCCCCGGGCTGGCACCGTGGCCACATGGTGTCCCAGACTACGTGGT AAAGTACCCGGCCATCCGGAGCCCCCGGCAGCGGGAGGGCTACAAGGGCGTCTTCCAGGACCAGCTGGCGGAATACACGGAGCTGCTCAGGGAGGTCCGCACGGCACGGCGGGGGCTCCGGGAGCCGGAGGCGGCGATgggccggcagccccggcacGCCGCGGGCAGGACG GATTCGGCcttcctggagaagcagcagcgcTGCCAATACCTGAAGCAGAAGCTGACGCACATCAAGGCGCGGATCCAGGAGTACGACCGCGACGCCCGCGACAGCGCCGTCTACTTCTGA